Proteins from a genomic interval of Salvelinus alpinus chromosome 7, SLU_Salpinus.1, whole genome shotgun sequence:
- the LOC139580377 gene encoding retinal rod rhodopsin-sensitive cGMP 3',5'-cyclic phosphodiesterase subunit gamma codes for MNLEVPKLEIKSATRVTGGPATPRKGPPKFKQRQTRQFKSKPPKKGIQGFGDDIPGMEGLGTDITVICPWEAFNHLELSELAKYGII; via the exons ATGAATCTCGAGGTCCCCAAGTTGGAGATCAAGTCTGCCACCCGTGTCACTGGAGGCCCTGCAACACCACGCAAGGGACCCCCTAAATTCAAGCAGAGGCAGACTCGCCAGTTCAAGAGCAAGCCCCCGAAGAAGGGAATCCAGGG CTTTGGCGATGATATCCCTGGAATGGAGGGCTTAGGCACTG ACATCACAGTAATCTGCCCCTGGGAGGCCTTCAACCACCTGGAGCTTAGCGAGCTGGCCAAATATGGTATCATCTAA